In the Bombus pyrosoma isolate SC7728 linkage group LG15, ASM1482585v1, whole genome shotgun sequence genome, one interval contains:
- the LOC122575944 gene encoding mucin-17-like isoform X5: MPRCCNENKAVSSVGTSREHNTEDILLTQSRSFTIGNQLELEEDPPIVEKSHRRVRCDLSPVPTSTSTNLNIKLLSIKADRNSRQDQVETGSGGYRERKKEIKKRAAIGNTVRGFLSSGHSRQDRYETNRQQSSGGSGLSSLCPKLVASGGGGNQSGISLAVGHLASQEGVGPCSVVTTQRIHNHTHNHKRQRKLSIVSQAGTSAHSSGDRKTSNLSRSSTPICKKQVRTQRADHTDSLSITSNGVASSSPSSKKKVLSALRICEKSSSRNLNSPSLDHENDRSFSDAEEAITATENVFNVPGSSSTPSTPLSRLKSKKSDEDETSVEYNISEEGADSSRNPADKKGSLDSNEEKTSTLECFESSKTSNIIRKISANSIDEEISAQNKQKVISTSSTSTKSSNIKSRNKYVAEKMIEQHNSKNLKGINMEKNINTSSSTETSMSSAANKNNEKTKRKTSNEEPKSTNIAENEDLAKNSEKNVIDDKNDTQQSEEMIKSSRFVTSKVSEEIVETEIKDIDAQREVEEEVTIYDEDDNGTSISDIVATQALHESLSKLGKVPPLDTELKNVKDTNTQDETKMVKEEKEKEVVQEEAVEGFIGPLLDENFKADEKLTQKTMAMEEVRNLLMKVKVQTVEDDDDEEKAIGISPDGRFLKFEEEIGRGSFKTVYRGLDTQTGVAVAWCELQEKKLNKTERLRFREEAEMLKGLQHPNIVRFYDYWEVTLTRRKYIVLVTELMTSGTLKTYLRRFKKINPKVVKSWCRQILKGLSFLHSRSPPIIHRDLKCDNIFITGTTGSVKIGDLGLATLKNRSFAKSVIGTPEFMAPEMYEEHYDESVDVYAFGMCMLEMATSEYPYSECTGPAQIYKRVVSGVKPQSYDKVENPEVREIIEMCIRLKKEERPLVKDLLNHEFFADDVGLKLEMVSRDSAVADAELSRVEFRLRVLDPKKRTNKHKENEAIQFDFDIQTDNAEEVASEMAKSSLILEEDVKAVAKMLKSQISTLLREREERKAKEEKERLDREADSANTTNENLLQQQLLLQQMQLQQQQQQMQSNMSIQMQGQVQMQLQQNQIPLQQQQQMQTAAQQPQQHNLQPQQVQLVQQQPLMQQQTSVVQPQQAQQMQQVTQVSQQQVQYQQQQYQQQLQQQYQQQQQQPQQFPQHVSQNLTATSSQCSTPQTVQTQPQFPQVSQQIQQQQHLHQQQQYIQLNQMNVPQQMGHQIQQPQIQILSQPQHMHQQISQPPQVQYSQPQIQHVQNQQYYQQNTTGTSGYSTQPLYQQNISQQVYHSYASSSSSGHVEILSSNQPTAQIYSHPSIPQNTAPPTSQPYMQPQPGQVQASVPTGLNLQSTSSATHIQNTITSTIPNMQSAQTLISNSGHQSQSQQNVLVQMKYSQSSSIPTSVPISSGISVPSTTVSQQQQHFISNTEQLCSNTERSSLSKQDTMDSVQSLPTDVPPTIQDQGNVSNVSNISTSQAAMPNEGINQESAENVTSSERSRVKRSGTKRKKPGIKLTVLSVSSNEGQSMIVECQLDTSKQKTVTFKFDRDDMVPTDIANNLVAENLLPQSQCETFVELIEDIVKQLRLDPTRALPLVAHGPPDQSAGGSPVTSRRPRDRDHSLDTAKRDETSNTSTPTKLLPIDQILSHITGSTSMDKQQNVQTPDSQMGPENTSAEASRRSSTSTQNTDTLTPTNLPSDPTDPTQETIVSATADTVLDAQNILKDETAKSTYIQSQITDSTVNQINEKSKESVVQDAMEQEKETNKETHFDAITAEVATLTAPPPARKISRFLVSPVVEQKIVTNEEEGSTSVENTDKSNVLTAQPSSLSQSNTIDEGQVKHDDLEVNVLEAQAMVPEKSNIEIVTQNPQCIAEQVDTVQTIQQQVQQSIALQSTVQGQAILPISQMQQNVSAVQSSQQNVIVPGSAITHQSPQQVQVVSQNVAMQQKDPQTQVASSGINISGQYQNQSMPCNILLQQQQIPIQQSLTQMHIQPEHQHQGQMQAQRPLQQFQHQQIQQQHQQYVMLPRHIPQLQPATIIDERNRRISNISTTSNMSTDSQISDIANMTDDKKQTMIMPNLSMPQTQHVQFISQPDGSNITPLPQTVLEPIQQLQTAPQATVNVPVNVSVPVSVPAHQAVTVEVAPKVTLKTKEVSSTLPDLAQNLANILSNPKSKSVTPHCLTTHEPSQTVNIPGTTILEYKPTLQSEQYFQPIQPEASQIQMQTQLQHNYQVNTTQQGISQTFQFSQQPHQAQIPLQQTMQLNATHQIDPQLQMAQQNFQQSKWTASMNQNIIQQSASIRHIQQIQPQSQQTIPQHVIQESQNVESCISSDQSQFHLKLPDQQLLGKVSETEAQEANSVGRTSSEYPLLSENENSSHDITPEHTIVESVDSVLFTQNQALQQQQQQQHQQQQQHRKLSQQNSLDKVSDTTTGTGVPGGTGPQTIADLHQKLVQLTSQPSEALNVGTPPISYPATPHNHQIIGGYDAYMHSLQQKLVNIGMPISTTHGIQGPLSPQTTIQSTTNLTDSNVPTSVESSVLTQESSIQQLTLSQTHVDCSLDSPTPIPGGAPVGSETMSPSKESIKVRTQRPGSRLQELEQELAKIHRGSIPATASPQPLTPPVSISSVPPSSVGSIQLQPSLQSTQSLLTTVPPVTAVPVATVTPSVFTSRSDTNTPVQVESQENVSEKVSTAQPVRKISRFVVSKVAGPPSNATTPIQQYTDMSKNQTEDSKIYHIDDTQGTPVQITHSREGSLPPTQITQPINAPVVEQAEKDERFWTLTPSEEYQLLIKKQTMELESLQRRHREELERFQQHQLQLLIQQQQQASVLHQHHHQHHPVLYHTVTTSVPGQTRLPGTEDYLMFNTTPQTPLQKAPSNYPDTDETLRLAMQKLKQTPLQLQPQQAATGIPHAYVIPIPVVPSETMQNVSTQQPTSYTSELTESLEPAHNSTIINSTQYQFTPILPDGTNIAVSSTGSLVTPIPISSSTGSGGYIQYHDNQTLSNFQTFSCTPHGGFFLPAGYRLIYAPSGGTSQSQPATPATPHIGNSHDGTPPAEPLHAANVDNSIAPPSHTDQ; encoded by the exons ATGCCGAGATGCTGCAATGAAAACAAGGCAGTGAGTTCGGTTGGCACTAGTCGGGAACATAATACGGAAGATATTTTGTTAACACAGAGTCGTTCTTTTACAATTGGAAATCAGTTGGAATTAGAGGAAGATCCACCAATTGTTGAGAAATCACACAGAAGAGTAAGGTGTGATCTAAGTCCAGTTCCAACAAGCACAAGTactaatttgaatataaaacttttaagtATTAAG GCAGATAGAAATAGTCGTCAAGATCAAGTGGAGACTGGATCTGGTGGGTACAGAGaacggaagaaagaaattaaaaagagagCAGCTATAGGCAATACAGTGCGTGGATTCCTCTCATCTGGCCACAGCAGGCAGGACAG GTATGAGACAAATAGACAACAATCTTCAGGGGGAAGTGGCCTGTCAAGTTTATGCCCAAAGCTGGTGGCCAGTGGAGGTGGCGGTAATCAGAGTGGGATTAGCCTGGCAGTGGGCCACTTAGCCTCTCAAGAAGGAGTAGGTCCTTGCTCAGTTGTAACCACTCAAAGAATCCATAATCATACACATAATCACAAACGCCAAAGAAAATTATCTATTGTCTCACAAGCTGGCACTAGTGCTCATAGTTCGGGAGATAGAAAG ACATCAAATCTAAGCCGCTCCTCTACACCAATTTGCAAAAAACAAGTGCGGACACAAAGGGCTGATCATACAGATTCATTATCGATAACAAGTAACGGAGTCGCCAGTAGCTCACCTTCttctaaaaagaaagttttatcTGCATTACgaatttgtgaaaaatcaTCATCTCGGAATCTCAATTCACCATCCTTAGATCATGAAAATGATCGCAGTTTTAGCGATGCAGAGGAAGCTATTACGGCAACAGAAAATGTGTTCAATGTACCAG GATCCAGTTCCACACCTTCAACACCACTTAGTCGATTGAAATCAAAGAAATCGGACGAAGATGAAACGAGTGTGGAATACAATATTAGTGAAGAAGGTGCTGATTCCTCACGGAACCCAGCAGACAAAAAAGGATCACTAGATTCCAACGAAGAAAAGACGTCTACATTAGAATGTTTCGAATCTTCTAAAACTTcgaatattataagaaaaatatcggcAAATAGTATCGACGAAGAAATAAGTGCACAGAATAAGCAAAAAGTAATTTCCACTTCTTCCACAAGTACGAAATCCAGCAATATAAAATCTAGAAACAAATATGTTGCAGAAAAGATGATTGAGCAACACAATAgcaaaaatttaaaaggaataaatatggaaaaaaacataaatacaaGTTCGTCCACAGAAACATCCATGAGTTCAGCagctaataaaaataacgaaaaaacCAAACGTAAAACGTCTAACGAAGAGCCGAAATCTACTAATATTGCAGAGAATGAAGACTTAGCTaaaaattctgagaaaaaTGTGATAGATGATAAAAATGACACGCAACAAAGtgaagaaatgataaaaagctCAAGATTTGTAACATCAAAAGTGTCAGAAGAAATTGTGGAAACTGAGATTAAGGATATAGATGCGCAAagagaagtagaagaagaagtgACGATATATGATGAAGATGATAATGGCACCAGTATCAGTGATATTGTTGCTACTCAAGCACTTCATGAATCTCTGAGTAAATTAGGTAAAGTACCACCATTAGATACTGAGTTGAAGAATGTCAAGGATACGAACACTCAAGACGAAACCAAGAtggtcaaagaagaaaaagaaaaggaagtcGTGCAAGAAGAAGCAGTGGAAGGATTTATTGGTCCTTTacttgatgaaaattttaaagcagatgaaaaattaacaCAGAAAACAATGGCTATGGAGGAAGTACGAAATTTATTGATGAAAGTTAAAGTGCAAACTGTTgaagatgatgatgatgaagaAAAGGCTATAGGTATATCACCAGATggtagatttttaaaatttgaagaagaaattggTAGAGGCAGCTTTAAGACTGTATATAGAGGTCTGGATACTCAAACTGGTGTAGCTGTTGCTTGGTGTGAATTGCAG gaaaaaaaattaaataagacGGAAAGATTAAGATTTCGAGAGGAAGCAGAAATGTTGAAAGGTTTACAACACCCAAATATTGTCAGGTTTTATGACTATTGGGAAGTTACACTTAcacgtagaaaatatattgtgCTAGTCACCGAACTTATGACTTCAGGAACCTTGAAAAC GTATCTAagacgatttaaaaaaattaatccaaAAGTTGTAAAATCTTGGTGTCGACAAATTTTGAAAGGCCTTAGTTTCTTGCATTCGAGGTCACCACCAATTATTCATCGTGATTTAAAATGTGACAATATCTTTATTACTGGTACCACAGGAAGTGTAAAAATTGGCGATTTGGGACTTGCTACTCTTAAAAACAGGAGTTTTGCAAAAAGCGTTATCGGAACACCTGAATTTATGGCACCAGAAATGTATGAAGAACATTACGATGAATCCGTTGACGTTTATGCGTTTGGAATGTGTATGCTTGAAATGGCTACTAGTGAATATCCATATTCAGAATGTACTGGACCGGCACAAATATATAAACGCGTAGTAtcg GGTGTAAAGCCGCAAAGTTACGATAAAGTGGAAAATCCAGAAGTACGTGAGATTATAGAAATGTGCATTcgattaaagaaagaagaacggcCTTTAGTTAAAGATCTTTTAAATCACGAATTTTTTGCGGACGATGTTGgcttaaaattagaaatggTTTCAAGAGATTCAGCTGTAGCGGATGCGGAATTATCGCGTGTTGAATTCCGACTTCGAGTGTTGGATCCCAAGAAACGTACTAATAAACATAAAGAGAACGAGGCGATACAGTTTGATTTTGACATTCAAACTGATAATGCAGAAGAAGTAGCCTCAGAAATGGCTAAATCTAGCCTTATACTTGAGGAAGATGTCAAGGCTGTagcaaaaatgttaaaatcgCAAATCAGCACTTTGTtacgagagagagaagaacGTAAAgccaaagaagaaaaggaacgttTAGATCGAGAAGCGGATAGTGCTAATACAaccaatgaaaatttgttacaacAACAATTATTACTTCAACAAATGCAAttgcaacagcaacaacaacagatGCAATCAAATATGAGCATCCAAATGCAAGGTCAAGTACAAATGCAGTTGCAACAGAATCAAATACCTttgcaacaacaacaacaaatgCAAACTGCTGCACAACAACCTCAGCAACACAATTTACAACCACAACAAGTCCAATTGGTTCAACAGCAACCATTAATGCAGCAACAAACGTCTGTTGTTCAGCCACAGCAAGCACAACAAATGCAACAAGTGACTCAGGTTTCACAGCAGCAAGTGCAGTACCAACAACAGCAATATCAACAGCAGCTACAACAACAATatcaacagcaacaacaacagccACAACAATTTCCTCAGCATGTTTCACAAAATTTAACTGCTACTTCTTCACAATGCTCTACCCCTCAGACTGTACAGACTCAACCACAATTTCCTCAAGTATCTCAACAAatacaacaacagcaacattTGCATCAGCAACAACAGTACATACAACTGAATCAAATGAATGTGCCGCAACAGATGGGTCATCAAATACAACAACCacagatacaaattttatcacaACCCCAACATATGCATCAGCAAATATCGCAACCTCCACAAGTGCAATATTCTCAACCGCAAATACAGCATGTTCAAAATCAGCAGTACTATCAGCAGAATACGACAGGAACCTCAGGATACAGTACACAACCCCTATATCAGCAAAATATATCTCAACAAGTGTATCATTCGTATGCCAGTTCAAGTTCCTCCGGCCATGTAGAGATTTTATCATCCAACCAGCCTACAGCCCAAATTTATTCTCATCCAAGTATTCCTCAGAATACAGCACCTCCAACTTCACAGCCTTACATGCAACCACAGCCAGGACAAGTGCAAGCATCTGTACCAACTGGTCTAAATCTTCAGAGCACGTCATCAGCGACtcatatacaaaatacaataacaTCAACGATTCCAAATATGCAAAGTGCACAAACTCTTATTTCGAACAGTGGACATCAATCTCAGTCTCAACAAAATGTCTTagttcaaatgaaatattcgcaaAGTTCTAGTATCCCTACTTCTGTACCCATATCATCCGGGATTTCTGTGCCATCAACAACAGTGTCTCAGCAACAACAGCATTTCATTTCAAACACAGAACAGCTATGTTCTAACACAGAAAGATCATCTTTATCTAAACAAGATACAATGGATTCTGTGCAATCTTTGCCAACGGACGTACCACCTACTATTCAGGATCAAGGAAATGTCTCTAATGTGTCTAACATAAGCACATCTCAAGCAGCAATGCCAAATGAAGg aataaatcaAGAAAGTGCAGAGAATGTCACTTCATCCGAAAGATCTAGAGTAAAAAGATCCGGTACGAAACGTAAGAAGCCTGGTATCAAATTAACAGTTTTGTCTGTAAGTAGTAATGAGGGACAATCAATGATTGTTGAATGTCAGTTAGATACCAGCAAACAAAAAACTGTGACATTTAAATTCGATAGAGATGATATGGTACCTACTGACATTGCTAATAACCTG GTTGCTGAAAATTTATTGCCACAATCTCAATGTGAAACGTTCGTTGAATTGATAGAAGACATCGTTAAACAATTACGTTTGGATCCTACACGGGCTTTACCTTTAGTAGCACATGGTCCACCAGATCAATCTGCCGGTGGTAGTCCGGTTACGAGTCGTCGACCTAGAGATCGTGACCACAGTCTTGATACAGCTAAG AGAGACGAAACTTCCAATACTTCTACGCCTACAAAATTATTACCAATTGACCAAATTCTTTCTCATATTACGGGCTCCACCTCCATGGATAAGCAACAAAATGTGCAAACGCCTGATAGCCAAATGGGTCCTGAAAACACATCAGCTGAAGCATCCAGAAGATCATCAACCTCTACACAAAATACGGATACATTAACACCAACTAATTTACCAAGCGATCCCACTGATCCAACTCAGGAAACCATAGTTTCTGCAACAGCAGACACAGTGTTAGACGCGCAAAATATACTTAAAGATGAAACAGCTAAATCAACGTATATCCAAAGTCAAATAACCGATTCGACtgtaaatcaaataaatgaaaaatctaaaGAATCCGTCGTTCAAGATGCAATGgaacaagagaaagaaacgaataaagagACACACTTTGATGCCATAACTGCAGAAGTAGCTACATTAACTGCGCCACCTCCAGCACGaaaaatttctcgttttttaGTTAGCCCTGTAGTTGAACAGAAGATTGTTACAAATGAAGAAGAAGGATCTACTTCTGTAGAAAATACAGATAAATCTAACGTATTAACAGCTCAGCCTAGTTCATTATCGCAATCAAATACGATTGATGAGGGGCAAGTAAAACACGATGATCTGGAAGTGAATGTTTTAGAAGCACAAGCTATGGTTCCTGAGAAATCTAATATTGAAATCGTTACGCAAAATCCTCAATGTATTGCAGAACAAGTAGACACTGTTCAAACAATTCAACAACAGGTACAACAATCAATTGCTCTTCAAAGTACTGTACAAGGGCAAGCAATCCTACCCATATCACAAATGCAACAGAATGTTAGTGCTGTGCAATCTAGTCAACAAAATGTAATAGTTCCAGGATCAGCAATAACGCATCAATCGCCTCAACAGGTACAAGTTGTATCGCAAAACGTAGCCATGCAACAAAAGGATCCACAAACTCAAGTTGCATCGAGCGGAATCAATATATCAGGACAATATCAAAATCAATCTATGCCATGCAATATTCTATTACAGCAACAACAGATTCCTATACAACAAAGTTTAACGCAAATGCACATTCAGCCTGAACATCAGCATCAGGGACAAATGCAAGCTCAGCGACCATTGCAACAATTTCAACATCAACAAATACAGCAACAACATCAACAATATGTGATGCTTCCTAGACATATTCCACAATTACAACCAGCCACAATTATAGACGAAAGAAACCGcagaatttctaatatttctacaaCATCGAACATGTCTACGGATTCGCAAATTTCGGACATTGCTAATATGACGGACGATAAGAAGCAAACAATGATCATGCCCAATTTATCTATGCCCCAAACGCAGcatgtacaatttatttctcaacCAGATGGATCAAATATCACTCCTTTACCACAGACTGTTTTGGAACCAATTCAACAGCTTCAAACAGCACCTCAAGCTACAGTGAATGTCCCAGTAAATGTATCTGTACCTGTTTCAGTTCCTGCCCATCAAGCTGTCACTGTAGAAGTTGCTCCTAAAGTTACACTTAAAACTAAAGAAGTTTCATCAACACTTCCAGATTTAGCACAAAATTTAGCAAATATACTTTCGAACCCGAAATCGAAATCTGTAACTCCTCATTGTTTAACTACCCACGAACCAAGCCAAACTGTAAATATCCCAGGAACTACAATACTCGAATATAAACCTACTCTCCAGTCTGAACAGTATTTTCAACCTATTCAACCAGAAGCAAGTCAAATACAAATGCAAACGCAATTACAGCATAATTATCAAGTGAACACAACACAGCAAGGAATTTCACAAACGTTTCAATTTAGTCAACAACCTCATCAAGCTCAGATACCTCTGCAGCAAACAATGCAACTAAATGCAACCCATCAGATCGACCCTCAGTTACAAATGGcacaacaaaattttcaacagAGCAAATGGACTGCTTCTAtgaatcaaaatattatacagcAATCTGCGTCAATCAGACATATTCAACAGATTCAACCACAATCGCAACAAACTATCCCACAACACGTTATACAAGAAAGTCAAAATGTAGAAAGTTGCATTTCTTCCGATCAATCTCAGTTTCATTTAAAGCTCCCTGATCAACAACTCTTAGGAAAAGTATCCGAAACAGAAGCTCAAGAAGCTAATTCAGTTGG GCGTACAAGTTCTGAATATCCTTTATTATCGGAGAACGAAAACTCTAGCCATGATATAACTCCTGAACATACGATCGTTGAATCTGTAGATTCGGTATTATTTACACAAAATCAAGCAttgcaacaacaacagcagcagcaacaccaacaacagcaacaacatcGAAAGCTTAGTCAACAGAATTCGCTAGATAAAGTCTCAGATACGACTACTGGAACTGGTGTTCCGGGTGGAACAGGTCCACAGACAATAGCAGATCTCCATCAAAAGCTTGTTCAATTAACAAGTCAGCCGTCCGAAGCGCTTAATGTAGGCACACCACCTATAAGTTATCCAGCTACTCCTCATAATCACCAGATAATAGGTGGATATGATGCCTACATGCATTCTTTACAACAGAAACTTGTTAATATTGGCATGCCAATTTCCACTACACATGGCATa CAGGGTCCTCTATCACCTCAGACTACAATACAGTCGACTACAAACTTGACTGATTCAAATGTTCCAACAAGTGTAGAAAGTTCTGTTTTAACTCAAGAAAGCTCAATTCAACAACTTACGCTTTCTCAAACT CATGTAGATTGCTCTCTTGATAGTCCAACTCCAATACCTGGAGGGGCTCCTGTAGGGTCTGAAACTATGAGTCCGAGTAAAGAAAGTATAAAAGTTCGAACCCAAAGACCGGGATCTCGTCTCCAAGAATTAGAACAAGAATTAGCAAAAATTCATAGAGGATCGATTCCAGCAACAGCTTCTCCACAACCTTTAACACCGCCTGTATCCATCAGTTCTGTTCCGCCGTCGTCCGTTGGTTCTATTCAGCTGCAACCATCGTTACAGTCTACTCAAAGTTTATTGACTACCGTTCCACCTGTAACTGCTGTACCTGTTGCTACCGTTACTCCCAGTGTCTTTACATCACGCTCTGATACGAACACTCCGGTGCAAGTAGAATCTCAAGAAAATGTTTCCGAG aagGTTAGTACAGCACAACctgttagaaaaatatcaagattCGTGGTTTCCAAGGTCGCAGGTCCTCCTAGTAATGCTACTACACCGATTCAACAATATACCGATATGTCAAAAAATCAAACAGAAGATTCGAAGATTTATCATATAGATGACACACAGG GTACACCAGTCCAAATAACTCACAGCCGTGAGGGTTCTCTTCCACCTACGCAAATTACTCAGCCTATTAATGCTCCTGTTGTAGAA caaGCAGAAAAAGATGAGAGATTTTGGACATTAACACCAAGTGAAGAATATCAATTGCTTATAAAAAA GCAAACTATGGAATTGGAATCCCTGCAAAGAAGACACAGAGAAGAATTGGAACGATTTCAACAGCATCAATTGCAGCTATTAAttcaacagcaacagcaagCTAGTGTACTTCATCAACATCACCATCAACATCATCCAGTGCTTTATCATACCGTTACGACTAGTGTGCCAG GACAAACTAGACTTCCAGGTACAGAAGACTATTTAATGTTTAACACAACGCCCCAAACTCCTTTACAAAAAGCTCCAAGTAATTATCCAGATACCGATGAAACATTACGATTAGCTATgcagaaattgaaacaaactCCTTTGCAACTACAACCACAACAGGCGGCAACTGGAATACCACACGCTTATGTTATTCCAATTCCAGTAGTGCCTTCTGAAACTATGCAAAACGTGTCTACTCAACAACCTACTAGTTATACAAGTGAACTAACCGAATCTCTAGAGCCAGCACATAATTCgacaattataaattcaacGCAATATCAGTTCACGCCTATATTACCAGATGGAACAAATATCGCAGTATCCTCTACTGGATCATTAGTTACACCTATACCGATATCAAGTTCAACAGGAAGTGGAGGTTACATCCAGTatcacgataatcaaacattatcaaattttcaaacatttagTTGCACACCACACGGCGGTTTCTTTTTACCAGCTGGCTATCGGCTAATATACGCTCCTTCTGGTGGAACGTCTCAGTCGCAGCCAGCTACACCAGCTACCCCACATATAGGAAATTCTCATGACGGTACACCGCCGGCAGAACCTTTGCACGCCGCAAATGTTGACAATTCAATAGCTCCACCTTCCCATACCGATCAATAA